A genomic window from Brassica oleracea var. oleracea cultivar TO1000 chromosome C8, BOL, whole genome shotgun sequence includes:
- the LOC106308395 gene encoding glutathione S-transferase T3-like — protein sequence MDYNPYRNGSNFVDLLTSQQESVFGHSQVPFKATQRSEETFVERRERRTWTPTDDIVLISAWLNTSKDPVVGNEQRSGDFWKRIGAYFAASPKVAGCERRVPSHCKQRWQKINDLVCKFCGAYEAATREKTSGQNDNDVLKKAHEIYYNNHKKKFNLEHAFMELRNDQKWCDLSSSKNEGSSRKRKYEDGAQSSTSHATETNTSEADEASNRPPV from the coding sequence ATGGATTATAATCCATATAGGAACGGGTCAAATTTTGTTGATCTTCTAACCAGTCAACAAGAAAGTGTCTTCGGTCATTCACAAGTTCCCTTCAAGGCCACTCAACGTAGTGAAGAGACTTTTGTAGAGCGTAGAGAACGCCGCACATGGACGCCTACAGATGACATTGTCCTCATAAGCGCATGGCTGAACACAAGTAAAGACCCGGTGGTTGGAAATGAGCAGCGTTCAGGTGATTTCTGGAAGCGAATTGGAGCCTACTTTGCGGCAAGCCCAAAGGTTGCAGGCTGCGAACGGAGAGTGCCAAGCCACTGCAAGCAACGTTGGCAGAAGATAAACGACCTGGTGTGCAAGTTTTGTGGAGCTTACGAGGCTGCAACCAGGGAGAAAACAAGCGGACAAAATGACAATGACGTTCTGAAGAAAGCACATGAGATCTACTACAACAACCATAAGAAGAAGTTCAACCTTGAGCATGCGTTTATGGAGCTGCGCAACGACCAGAAATGGTGTGATCTTTCAAGCTCTAAAAACGAAGGAAGCTCAAGGAAGAGGAAGTATGAGGACGGTGCACAATCTTCAACCTCTCACGCTACTGAAACTAACACGTCTGAAGCTGATGAAGCAAGCAATCGACCACCGGTGTGA
- the LOC106308099 gene encoding tropinone reductase homolog At1g07450-like, which translates to MDSRWSLRGMTGLVTGGTKGIGYAIVEELAGFGARVHTCARDQTLLDECLNEWKAKGYQVTGSVCDVSSRPQRDELMKTVSSLFSGNLNILINNVGTLTSKPATEFTAQDFSSQIATNLESAYHLSQLAHPLLKASGFGSIVFMSSVCGVVSAGTVSIYSLTKGGMNQLARNLACEWASDGIRANSVAPWVTRTPLAQDRLDDKKYAEAICSRTPLGRTCEPSEVASLVTFLCLPAASYITGQTIFIDGGLTVNGFSYKPEV; encoded by the exons ATGGATAGCCGGTGGAGTCTTCGAGGTATGACAGGTCTTGTAACCGGTGGAACCAAGGGAATTGG GTATGCGATAGTGGAGGAACTTGCTGGTTTTGGTGCAAGAGTTCACACGTGTGCCAGAGACCAAACTCTGCTTGATGAATGCTTAAATGAATGGAAAGCCAAAGGGTATCAAGTCACTGGCTCAGTCTGTGATGTTTCCTCTCGACCTCAGAGAGATGAGTTGATGAAGACTGTCTCTTCTCTATTCAGTGGCAATCTCAACATCCTT ATCAACAATGTTGGTACCCTTACGTCAAAGCCGGCTACAGAGTTTACAGCACAAGATTTCTCAAGTCAAATAGCTACCAATTTGGAGTCTGCTTATCATTTATCTCAATTGGCCCATCCTTTACTTAAGGCATCTGGATTTGGTAGCATTGTGTTCATGTCTTCAGTATGTGGGGTTGTATCAGCCGGTACCGTATCCATATACAGCTTAACAAAAG GAGGCATGAATCAATTGGCAAGAAACTTGGCATGTGAATGGGCAAGTGATGGCATAAGGGCTAACTCTGTAGCTCCTTGGGTGACTAGAACTCCTCTTGCCCAAGAT CGTCTTGATGACAAGAAATATGCTGAAGCTATCTGCTCAAGAACCCCATTAGGCCGTACGTGTGAGCCGAGTGAGGTTGCCTCGCTGGTTACGTTTCTTTGTCTCCCTGCAGCTTCTTATATAACAGGACAAACCATTTTTATTGATGGTGGTCTCACTGTTAATGGCTTCTCCTACAAGCCAGAGGTTTAA
- the LOC106310708 gene encoding uncharacterized protein LOC106310708 (The sequence of the model RefSeq protein was modified relative to this genomic sequence to represent the inferred CDS: added 62 bases not found in genome assembly) produces MALDGINGLRNQDVRNHLADNQKLMLDAFKSGGTKEASGSKTRKALHFEEEPLVEVTQEVEGETQVVANSHGGTVEISVASAENSGEEAHVVDGLNNMVEESGLNVSKENQDSRTSEEKFEMNEGDLGSEVEGGPLEMVAGLGNEDGSLEYVMFEDGEDEEQERYLVEEGNPGDTEMVMVDANVLEGVPQTDDIGDLIGEKGRQKKKSGKLNAAATGGNAKKRAVFRISKEESHGEASQ; encoded by the coding sequence TCAGAAACTGATGCTCGATGCTTTCAAGAGTGGGGGGACTAAGGAAGCGTCAGGGTCCAAAACTCGCAAGGCGCTTCATTTTGAGGAAGAGCCTTTAGTTGAGGTGACTCAGGAGGTCGAGGGAGAGACACAAGTGGTGGCTAACAGTCATGGAGGAACTGTGGAGATCTCGGTGGCATCTGCAGAGAATTCTGGTGAAGAAGCCCATGTGGTTGATGGTCTCAATAATATGGTGGAAGAGAGTGGGCTGAATGTGTCTAAGGAAAATCAGGATTCTCGAACTAGTGAGGAGAAGTTCGAGATGAATGAGGGGGATTTGGGAAGTGAAGTGGAGGGGGGACCTTTGGAGATGGTGGCGGGCTTGGGTAATGAAGATGGGAGTCTGGAGTACGTGATGTTTGAGGATGGAGAGGATGAAGAACAAGAGAGATATTTGGTGGAGGAGGGGAACCCTGGTGACACGGAGATGGTGATGGTGGATGCTAATGTTCTGGAGGGAGTTCCTCAAACTGATGATATCGGGGATCTTATAGGAGAGAAAGGCCGTCAAAAGAAGAAAAGTGGAAAGCTTAATGCGGCTGCGACGGGAGGGAACGCAAAGAAGAGGGCAGTGTTTCGCATCTCCAAGGAAGAAAGTCATGGCGAAGCATCTCAGTAA